Proteins from a genomic interval of Candidatus Flexicrinis proximus:
- a CDS encoding branched-chain amino acid ABC transporter permease, which produces MSANIRPSGVYDTTYAQDISLNRTRGDKLMSYGALALLLLLPLLTLDGPFGLNIVPQSLIGTIIRIAILVIAVQGLNILTGYTGLVSLGHAAFLAVGAYSSAYMVRSLGFSFWTALPAAALFTGVIGLIFGLPSLRVKGFYLSMATLAAQFIIPWFLRYPLAPISNGSNPLEVPIPTLGPISFGPDGAMYYVVILLAVGAALFARNISRTRTGRAFISIRDNDLAAELLGINVFAYKLQAFFLSAVYAGVAGTLMAFHINNISLDFFGPSVSIEMLAMLIIGGAGYPLGPLLGVAFVNLLTQNIIPSIIPSLYASLPGLLPFLNPVNVFAALNPLLFGLSLIVFLIVEPRGLAYRWEILKISWKIRPYSY; this is translated from the coding sequence ATGTCAGCTAACATTAGGCCGTCGGGCGTTTACGATACGACTTACGCGCAGGACATTTCACTGAACCGGACGCGGGGCGACAAGCTGATGTCGTACGGGGCGCTGGCGCTGCTGCTGCTGCTGCCGCTGCTGACGCTGGATGGGCCGTTCGGGCTGAACATCGTGCCGCAATCGCTGATCGGGACGATCATCCGGATCGCGATACTGGTGATCGCGGTACAGGGGCTGAATATCCTGACCGGGTATACCGGGCTGGTCTCGCTGGGACATGCGGCGTTCCTAGCAGTCGGGGCGTACAGCAGCGCGTACATGGTGCGGTCGCTGGGATTCTCGTTCTGGACGGCGCTGCCTGCCGCGGCGCTGTTCACCGGGGTGATCGGGCTGATCTTCGGGCTGCCATCACTGCGGGTGAAGGGCTTCTACCTGAGCATGGCGACGCTGGCGGCGCAGTTCATCATCCCGTGGTTCCTGCGCTACCCGCTGGCCCCGATCAGCAACGGGTCGAATCCGCTGGAAGTGCCGATCCCGACACTGGGGCCGATCAGTTTCGGGCCGGACGGGGCGATGTATTATGTGGTGATCCTGCTGGCGGTTGGGGCGGCGCTGTTCGCCCGGAACATCAGCCGGACGCGGACCGGGCGGGCGTTCATCAGCATCCGCGATAACGACCTGGCGGCGGAGCTGCTGGGCATTAACGTGTTCGCCTATAAGCTGCAGGCATTCTTCCTGAGCGCGGTGTATGCCGGGGTTGCCGGAACCCTGATGGCCTTCCATATCAACAATATCTCGCTGGACTTCTTCGGACCCAGCGTCTCGATCGAGATGCTGGCGATGCTGATCATTGGCGGCGCGGGCTATCCGTTGGGGCCACTGCTGGGAGTCGCGTTTGTGAACCTGCTGACGCAGAACATCATCCCGTCGATCATCCCGTCGCTGTACGCGTCGCTGCCAGGGCTGCTGCCGTTCCTGAACCCGGTCAACGTATTCGCGGCGCTGAACCCACTGCTCTTCGGGCTGTCGCTGATCGTGTTCCTGATTGTCGAACCGCGCGGGCTGGCGTACCGCTGGGAAATCCTTAAGATCAGCTGGAAAATCCGGCCCTACAGCTACTAA
- a CDS encoding branched-chain amino acid ABC transporter permease → MSGFAQSQNPPAPPQFDTRRAVKWFLIAAGIVLFAAWLGPYVGAQKPGRLVESVIRGFLVGGVYALVGLGIVIVNKASGVFNFAHGYMMLLGGLIFYALFSIPVTTQPVLENGVPLVVDGVEVVNRYVVVNPGAAALFSIVVVLMLISLNGWRELRDMRRVAVGAAAAVILTVVLILPWPEWQLIRAFVGGMLGAVALGLVVERFTIRPLIGQPLFATVMMTLAIGELLHGLTQMVWGSVELPLPVFDVLKRIGVPARLTIEGEGTWLDVSRIIINIELVVAFCLAVAAFLAFVAFFRFTNVGLAMRATAENQQLAQSVGLRVRVILAVAWAIAALLAAISGVAQGGATNLSQNLPGLAFYAFPAVLLGGVESISGAFVGGIVIGLVQELSKRLFPGLQVDTELAPYLVLMLVLVIRPDGLFGQKRIERI, encoded by the coding sequence TTGTCTGGTTTTGCACAGTCTCAGAATCCGCCCGCACCGCCGCAGTTCGATACCCGGCGGGCGGTGAAGTGGTTCCTCATCGCGGCAGGTATCGTATTGTTCGCGGCATGGCTGGGGCCGTATGTCGGCGCGCAGAAGCCCGGCCGGCTGGTCGAGTCGGTGATCCGCGGTTTTCTGGTTGGCGGCGTGTACGCGCTGGTCGGGCTGGGAATCGTAATCGTCAACAAGGCGTCCGGCGTGTTCAACTTCGCGCACGGCTATATGATGCTGCTGGGCGGGCTGATCTTTTACGCGCTGTTCAGCATCCCGGTGACGACGCAGCCAGTGCTGGAGAACGGCGTCCCGCTGGTGGTGGACGGCGTGGAGGTGGTTAACCGCTATGTCGTGGTAAACCCGGGGGCCGCGGCGCTGTTCAGCATCGTGGTCGTGCTGATGCTGATCTCGCTGAACGGCTGGCGCGAGCTGCGGGACATGCGGCGGGTGGCGGTGGGCGCGGCAGCGGCGGTGATCCTGACGGTAGTGCTGATCCTTCCGTGGCCGGAATGGCAGCTCATCCGCGCGTTTGTGGGCGGGATGCTGGGGGCGGTGGCGCTTGGGCTGGTGGTGGAGCGGTTCACGATCCGCCCGCTGATCGGCCAACCGCTGTTTGCGACGGTGATGATGACGCTGGCGATCGGCGAACTGCTGCATGGCCTGACGCAGATGGTCTGGGGAAGCGTCGAGCTCCCGCTGCCGGTGTTCGATGTGCTCAAGCGAATTGGCGTTCCGGCGCGCTTGACGATCGAAGGCGAAGGCACGTGGCTGGACGTCTCGCGGATCATTATCAACATCGAACTGGTGGTAGCGTTCTGCCTGGCGGTGGCGGCATTCCTGGCGTTTGTAGCGTTTTTCCGGTTCACCAACGTCGGGCTGGCGATGCGGGCAACGGCTGAAAACCAACAGTTGGCGCAGTCAGTAGGCCTGCGAGTGCGGGTGATTTTAGCGGTGGCGTGGGCGATCGCGGCGCTGCTGGCGGCGATCTCAGGCGTGGCGCAAGGCGGGGCGACCAACCTGAGCCAGAATCTGCCGGGGTTGGCTTTTTACGCGTTCCCGGCGGTGCTGCTGGGCGGCGTCGAATCGATCAGCGGGGCGTTTGTGGGCGGGATCGTGATCGGACTGGTGCAGGAACTGAGCAAGCGCCTGTTTCCCGGCCTGCAAGTGGATACCGAACTGGCGCCTTATCTGGTGCTGATGCTGGTGCTGGTAATCCGGCCGGACGGGTTGTTCGGACAGAAACGCATCGAGCGGATTTAG
- a CDS encoding AMP-binding protein, translating to MISEKQAQAKVHFSVPYEEITEIPADQNTIPKAFVKTARKSPNRVAMRKKRYGIWQEYTWAQSLQSVIDLSLGLVSLGLKREDKVAIIGENDPEFYWAQYAVQAAGGVTTAIFTDANLQELGYIANHSDAVFLIAHDQEQVDKAQALRDQLPNIRNVIYWDDSGMWKVEDPWLLRYEDVQKLGELYGKEHPDAFEKMLAEGKISDIALFSYTSGTSGVPKGAMIRHQNVLYTNWHTQKTIPIRDEDQYLSFSPLAWITEQGFGVGGHALYGFCVNFPEGPETTMHDLREIAPSSLLFPSRIWEGLARTMQMRVNDSFWINRALFGLCLPIAYKVIDLEDQGKAVPAHLRALRWLSNLAVLGPLRDKIGMTRMRNAFTSGSALSPSVLRFFRAVGVELKSLYGSTEMQGVSNHCSGRVKLSSVGEPVPGVKVKIAEDGEIRVFSRAVFSGYYKMPDKTAEAFDEEGYFKSGDAGTIDADGQLVYLDRVKDMIQLRNGERFSPQYIEGRLKFCQFVQDVMAIGEEDKDYVTAIVIIDFENVSRWAEKNRVHFTTYVDLTQKSEVYKIIKDEVHAVNASLPPSGRIRRFVILHKAFDADEAELTRTRKLRRSALEQRYAELIEAMYTGKDKVSVTAEVKYRDGRSGRVETAVRIEDVE from the coding sequence ATGATTAGTGAAAAGCAGGCGCAGGCAAAAGTACATTTTTCTGTTCCTTACGAAGAGATTACAGAGATCCCTGCCGATCAGAACACGATCCCCAAGGCGTTTGTCAAGACGGCGCGGAAGAGTCCAAACCGCGTGGCGATGCGCAAGAAGCGCTACGGGATCTGGCAGGAATACACCTGGGCGCAGAGCCTGCAATCGGTGATCGACCTGAGTCTTGGGCTGGTGAGTCTGGGCCTGAAGCGTGAGGACAAGGTAGCGATCATCGGGGAAAACGACCCGGAGTTTTACTGGGCGCAGTACGCGGTACAGGCGGCGGGTGGGGTTACGACAGCGATCTTCACCGACGCAAACTTACAGGAACTGGGCTACATCGCCAACCATAGCGACGCGGTGTTCCTGATCGCACACGATCAGGAACAGGTTGACAAGGCGCAGGCGCTGCGCGACCAACTGCCGAACATCCGCAACGTGATCTACTGGGACGACAGCGGGATGTGGAAGGTCGAAGACCCGTGGCTGTTGCGCTACGAGGACGTGCAGAAGCTGGGCGAACTTTACGGCAAGGAACATCCGGACGCATTCGAGAAGATGCTGGCAGAAGGCAAGATCAGCGATATTGCCCTGTTCAGTTATACGAGCGGTACGTCAGGGGTGCCGAAGGGCGCGATGATCCGGCACCAGAACGTGCTGTATACGAACTGGCATACGCAGAAAACGATCCCAATTCGCGATGAAGACCAGTACCTGTCGTTCAGCCCGCTGGCGTGGATCACGGAGCAGGGGTTCGGCGTGGGGGGGCATGCGTTGTACGGGTTCTGCGTCAATTTTCCAGAGGGGCCGGAAACGACAATGCACGACCTGCGCGAGATCGCGCCGTCATCCCTATTGTTCCCCAGCCGGATCTGGGAAGGGCTGGCACGGACGATGCAGATGCGGGTCAACGACAGCTTCTGGATCAACCGCGCGCTGTTCGGGCTATGCCTGCCGATCGCCTACAAGGTGATCGACCTGGAGGATCAGGGCAAAGCGGTACCGGCACATTTACGGGCGCTGCGCTGGCTGAGTAATCTGGCGGTGCTGGGGCCGCTGCGGGACAAAATCGGCATGACGCGGATGCGGAACGCGTTCACGTCGGGGTCGGCGCTGAGCCCATCGGTACTGCGGTTTTTCCGGGCGGTGGGAGTCGAACTGAAGAGCCTGTACGGATCGACGGAGATGCAAGGGGTGAGCAACCATTGCAGCGGGCGCGTGAAGCTATCGAGCGTCGGCGAACCGGTGCCGGGCGTGAAGGTCAAGATCGCGGAAGACGGCGAAATCCGGGTGTTCAGCCGGGCGGTGTTCTCGGGTTACTACAAGATGCCGGACAAAACGGCCGAAGCCTTCGATGAGGAGGGGTACTTCAAGAGCGGAGACGCCGGAACCATCGATGCGGACGGGCAGCTGGTGTACCTGGACCGCGTTAAGGACATGATCCAACTGCGGAACGGGGAACGCTTCAGCCCGCAATATATTGAGGGGCGGCTGAAATTCTGCCAGTTCGTGCAGGATGTGATGGCGATCGGCGAAGAAGACAAGGATTATGTGACGGCGATCGTGATCATCGACTTTGAAAACGTGAGCCGGTGGGCGGAGAAAAACCGTGTGCATTTCACGACCTATGTGGACCTAACGCAGAAGTCTGAGGTGTACAAGATCATCAAGGACGAGGTGCATGCGGTGAACGCCAGCCTGCCGCCGTCGGGACGGATCCGGCGGTTCGTGATCCTGCACAAGGCGTTCGACGCGGACGAGGCGGAACTGACGCGGACGCGGAAGCTGCGGCGCTCGGCGCTTGAACAGCGCTACGCCGAGCTAATCGAGGCGATGTATACCGGCAAGGATAAGGTGAGTGTCACGGCCGAGGTGAAGTACCGCGATGGGCGGTCGGGCCGCGTAGAGACGGCCGTGCGGATTGAGGACGTGGAATAA
- a CDS encoding ABC transporter ATP-binding protein, with the protein MVAVKLHIDDISLSFGGIKALQHISFEVRDGEILSVIGPNGAGKTSLINSVNGFYKPQTGRIVFGGQDITRLPPYRRAQLGISRTFQNIALYTNMTALDNLMAARHLHMKSNMLTGGIFWGMAQREEIAHRAMVEEIIEFLEMEAIRKTIVGTLSYGLRKRVELGRALALEPKLLLLDEPMAGMNQEEKEDMARFILDIHEQRGTTILLIEHDVGLVMDISDRIVALDFGQKIAEGTPGEISQNEAVIRAYLGQEQH; encoded by the coding sequence ATGGTCGCTGTAAAACTGCATATCGACGACATTTCGCTGTCGTTTGGCGGTATTAAGGCCCTCCAGCACATCAGTTTTGAGGTGCGAGACGGCGAAATCCTGTCGGTGATCGGGCCGAACGGCGCGGGCAAGACGAGCCTGATCAACAGTGTCAACGGTTTTTACAAACCACAGACGGGGCGCATCGTATTTGGCGGGCAGGATATCACACGGCTGCCACCGTACAGGCGCGCGCAGCTGGGGATCAGCCGGACGTTTCAGAATATCGCGCTGTACACCAATATGACGGCGCTGGACAACCTGATGGCGGCGCGTCACCTGCATATGAAGAGCAACATGCTGACCGGCGGGATTTTCTGGGGCATGGCGCAGCGGGAGGAAATCGCGCACCGCGCGATGGTCGAGGAGATCATCGAATTCCTGGAGATGGAAGCGATCCGCAAGACGATCGTCGGGACGCTGAGCTACGGCCTGCGGAAGCGGGTCGAGCTGGGACGGGCGCTGGCGCTGGAACCGAAGCTGCTGCTGCTGGATGAGCCTATGGCCGGCATGAACCAGGAAGAAAAAGAAGACATGGCGCGGTTCATCCTGGACATCCACGAGCAGCGCGGGACGACGATCCTGCTGATCGAGCATGACGTCGGGCTGGTGATGGACATCTCAGACCGGATTGTGGCGCTGGACTTCGGGCAGAAGATCGCGGAAGGGACGCCAGGGGAAATCAGCCAGAACGAAGCGGTGATCCGGGCGTATCTGGGTCAGGAACAGCACTAA
- a CDS encoding alpha/beta hydrolase has product METGKFKTSDGATLHTVDAPVTGAKGAVYLVHGIGEHVGRYTHVIQYLNGRGYAVFGHDHRGHGQSDGERVYFDSFEVPVRDLKARVDQVKAGTPGVPFFMLGHSMGSLIATLYMESYQETMRGWISTGSPLWVDQAVPAPVQLILRGLAKVMPKFKLLPVVADTISRDPAVVAAYVADPYVNHEKTKLGMAAAFAQACAEARAGLGKISAPVLILHGGDDTLTPPKGSEVLYAGVASKDKTHKTYPGLFHEVHNEPEQAQVMADMADWLDARV; this is encoded by the coding sequence ATGGAAACCGGGAAATTCAAGACGAGCGACGGCGCCACGCTGCATACGGTGGATGCGCCGGTGACGGGGGCGAAAGGTGCAGTGTACCTGGTGCATGGGATCGGCGAGCATGTGGGGCGGTACACGCATGTCATCCAGTATCTGAACGGGCGGGGCTATGCGGTCTTCGGGCACGATCACCGCGGCCACGGGCAGAGCGACGGCGAACGGGTGTATTTCGACTCGTTCGAGGTACCGGTGAGAGACCTCAAAGCGCGTGTCGATCAGGTGAAGGCGGGGACGCCGGGTGTGCCGTTCTTTATGTTGGGCCACAGCATGGGGTCGCTGATTGCGACGCTGTATATGGAGTCGTATCAGGAGACGATGCGCGGGTGGATCAGCACGGGGTCACCGCTGTGGGTCGATCAAGCCGTCCCGGCGCCGGTGCAATTGATTCTGCGCGGACTGGCGAAGGTGATGCCGAAATTCAAGCTGCTGCCGGTGGTGGCGGATACGATCAGCCGCGATCCGGCGGTGGTGGCGGCCTACGTGGCGGACCCGTATGTGAATCACGAAAAGACCAAATTGGGGATGGCAGCGGCGTTCGCTCAGGCATGCGCGGAGGCGCGGGCAGGGCTGGGCAAGATCAGCGCGCCGGTGCTGATCCTGCACGGTGGGGACGATACACTGACGCCGCCGAAAGGCAGCGAGGTGCTGTATGCCGGCGTGGCATCGAAGGACAAGACGCATAAGACCTATCCGGGGCTGTTCCACGAAGTGCATAACGAGCCGGAGCAGGCGCAGGTGATGGCAGATATGGCCGATTGGCTGGATGCGCGGGTTTAG
- a CDS encoding toll/interleukin-1 receptor domain-containing protein yields MGLDEFLERVSARDIPQHPMGRIRLLAQELAEGAYEGVWPLELYAFRGEVGDGGINQYLAQRWNEQNPSFALLTIMKYLEWNGSNSYVITKQAFDLLGEAQPADVFISYRRKESSAFALLVLARLKAAGLHAFLDMALVPGEEWQRGLKRRIESNDYLVALIGPDTLSSGEVVWEIESAVNAGVQIIPVWHGGFTFRAGVYRLPEHVERVLLTTHTIRVLEESAVGYNNAIVELLNRFGATP; encoded by the coding sequence ATGGGGCTGGACGAGTTTTTGGAACGGGTGAGCGCGCGGGACATCCCGCAGCATCCGATGGGGAGAATCCGGCTGTTGGCGCAGGAACTGGCCGAGGGCGCATACGAGGGGGTTTGGCCGCTGGAGCTGTATGCGTTCCGCGGCGAGGTGGGCGACGGCGGGATCAACCAGTATCTGGCGCAGCGCTGGAACGAGCAAAACCCGAGTTTTGCGCTGCTGACGATCATGAAATACCTGGAGTGGAACGGCAGCAACAGCTACGTGATCACCAAGCAGGCGTTCGACCTGCTGGGCGAGGCGCAACCGGCTGACGTATTCATCAGCTACCGGCGTAAGGAGAGCAGCGCGTTTGCCCTGCTGGTGCTGGCGCGGCTGAAGGCGGCGGGGCTGCATGCGTTCCTCGATATGGCACTGGTGCCAGGCGAGGAATGGCAGCGCGGACTGAAGCGGAGGATCGAGAGCAACGATTATCTGGTGGCGCTGATCGGACCGGATACGCTGAGTTCGGGCGAGGTGGTCTGGGAGATCGAGTCAGCGGTGAACGCCGGCGTGCAGATTATCCCGGTGTGGCATGGCGGGTTCACGTTCAGAGCGGGGGTATACCGGCTGCCGGAACACGTGGAGCGGGTGCTGCTGACGACGCATACGATCCGGGTGCTGGAAGAGAGCGCGGTCGGGTATAACAATGCGATTGTCGAGCTGCTCAACCGGTTCGGAGCGACGCCGTAG
- a CDS encoding YbjN domain-containing protein, whose protein sequence is MYPPASPQPDPGLAAVAARIDSILHAVGVDPSQARMDDGSGRSFVWQFQRGTALVEVLLLNEDGKQFFQVCSPVLHLPHDGLLRFYRRLLEYNMQLSGAAFAVYRDVVYVVNERELIGLDDSEAHAMIDTVAGFADTLDDKLVSEYGGRLFGQV, encoded by the coding sequence ATGTATCCACCAGCCTCCCCCCAACCCGACCCTGGCCTCGCCGCGGTTGCCGCTCGCATCGACTCCATCCTGCACGCGGTCGGCGTCGACCCGTCGCAGGCACGGATGGACGACGGCAGCGGCCGCAGCTTTGTCTGGCAGTTCCAGCGCGGCACCGCCCTGGTCGAAGTCCTTCTTCTCAATGAAGACGGCAAACAGTTCTTTCAGGTCTGCTCTCCCGTCCTCCATCTGCCGCACGACGGCCTCCTGCGCTTCTACCGGCGGCTCCTCGAATACAACATGCAGCTCTCCGGCGCCGCCTTTGCCGTCTATCGCGATGTCGTCTACGTCGTCAACGAGCGTGAACTCATCGGCCTCGATGATTCCGAAGCCCACGCTATGATCGATACCGTCGCCGGATTCGCCGACACGCTCGACGATAAGCTGGTTTCTGAATACGGCGGCCGTCTATTCGGGCAGGTCTGA
- a CDS encoding DMT family transporter — protein MNGELTAALLGLFSGMFWGTGDFFGGWVSRRVSAYSVVFYGQVTGSFALLAVTLLLGDAFPPFPDLLMGAIAGVFGSMGLLMFYRAMTVTKMSVAAPVTAVLTAIIPIVVGFAIEGAPAWIQLLGMLVALAAIFLISREDNTRVRAADLRLPMLAGIGFGMYLTLIARAGDTSVFWPILTGRAASIAVIGIVGLRLGKLPRPTLRDYRFIAASGLFDTLGNTLYALSAQSGRLDVAAILSSLYPAATVGLAWFFLKERLHRVQWAGVALAFLAVILITL, from the coding sequence TTGAACGGTGAACTCACTGCTGCCTTGCTTGGCCTGTTTTCCGGGATGTTCTGGGGGACTGGCGATTTCTTCGGCGGCTGGGTGTCGCGCCGCGTCTCAGCCTACTCGGTCGTGTTTTACGGCCAGGTGACCGGCTCGTTCGCCTTGCTGGCCGTCACGCTGCTCCTGGGTGATGCCTTCCCGCCGTTCCCAGACCTGCTGATGGGCGCAATTGCCGGCGTATTCGGCAGCATGGGCCTGCTGATGTTTTACCGCGCCATGACGGTTACCAAGATGAGCGTCGCCGCGCCCGTCACCGCCGTCCTGACCGCTATCATCCCGATCGTAGTCGGATTCGCGATTGAGGGCGCGCCGGCCTGGATTCAGCTGCTCGGCATGCTGGTGGCGCTGGCGGCGATCTTCCTCATCTCCCGCGAGGACAATACCCGTGTGCGCGCAGCCGACCTGCGCCTGCCGATGCTGGCTGGAATCGGTTTCGGCATGTACCTCACACTGATCGCCCGCGCCGGGGATACCAGCGTGTTCTGGCCGATCCTGACCGGCCGCGCCGCCTCGATTGCCGTGATCGGAATCGTGGGGCTGCGCCTCGGTAAACTCCCGCGCCCCACACTCCGCGATTATCGTTTTATCGCGGCCTCCGGGCTGTTCGATACGCTGGGCAACACGCTCTACGCGCTCTCCGCGCAGTCCGGACGCCTCGACGTTGCCGCTATCCTCTCGTCGCTGTATCCTGCCGCGACCGTTGGCCTGGCCTGGTTCTTCCTCAAGGAGCGCCTGCACCGCGTCCAATGGGCCGGCGTCGCCCTCGCCTTCCTGGCCGTCATCCTCATCACGCTCTAG
- a CDS encoding aminoacyl-tRNA deacylase — protein sequence MAVKLNSMRVLEQSKIPYEVLEYPDSIKDAEEVADAIGLPHWMVYKTLVVQAEGQPKPMLALLSSERHLDLKKLAAASGLKKVRMAAHKDAEALTGLKVGGISPLMLRDKNWQVYLDSSAAEMEHIVLSAGQRGLQLRVPVTPLIALLRARLGEISSEDAPDPA from the coding sequence ATGGCCGTCAAACTCAATTCGATGCGGGTTCTGGAACAATCCAAAATCCCGTACGAAGTCCTGGAATATCCGGACTCGATTAAAGATGCGGAAGAGGTCGCCGACGCGATTGGCCTGCCGCATTGGATGGTCTATAAGACGCTGGTCGTGCAGGCTGAAGGCCAGCCCAAACCGATGCTCGCCCTGCTTTCCAGCGAGCGCCACCTCGACCTGAAGAAACTGGCGGCCGCTTCCGGCCTCAAGAAGGTCCGCATGGCGGCCCACAAGGACGCCGAAGCCCTCACCGGCCTCAAGGTTGGCGGAATCAGCCCGCTCATGCTCCGCGACAAGAACTGGCAGGTCTACCTCGACAGTTCCGCCGCGGAAATGGAGCACATTGTCCTCAGCGCCGGGCAGCGTGGCCTGCAGCTCCGCGTGCCGGTCACGCCGCTCATCGCCCTGCTTCGCGCGCGCCTCGGTGAGATCAGCTCCGAAGACGCCCCGGACCCCGCCTGA
- a CDS encoding NAD(P)-dependent alcohol dehydrogenase, with protein MKAIVCTKYGPPEVLRLKEVPKPIPGDNEVLLKIHATTVHVGDVRIRRFDVPRWQWLIARLALGLTGPRNPILGMEAAGEIEAAGKDVTKFKVGDAVFASLFPAKQAFGGYAEYKCVPESGTIALKPAGLSYEEAAAIPGGGMTALLVLEKAKLQPGQQVLIYGASGSVGTFAVQIAKHHFGAEVTAVCSTANLEMVRGLGADRVVDYTREDFTQGGAIYDVIFDAVDKLAPAHGKKALGKTGIYLNVAKDSGSGGGVSAEILNRLKALVEAGTLKVVIDRCYPLEQIVEAHRYVEAGHKKGNVAITVG; from the coding sequence ATGAAGGCGATCGTTTGCACAAAGTACGGCCCCCCTGAAGTGCTTCGGCTAAAGGAAGTTCCTAAGCCGATCCCCGGAGACAATGAAGTCCTGCTCAAAATTCACGCGACGACCGTACACGTAGGCGACGTGCGGATTCGACGTTTCGACGTGCCCCGCTGGCAGTGGCTGATCGCCCGGCTGGCGCTTGGCCTGACCGGACCGAGGAACCCGATCCTGGGGATGGAAGCCGCCGGAGAGATCGAGGCGGCCGGCAAGGATGTCACGAAGTTCAAGGTTGGTGACGCGGTTTTCGCATCGTTGTTTCCCGCTAAACAGGCGTTCGGGGGGTATGCCGAGTACAAGTGCGTGCCTGAAAGCGGGACGATAGCCCTCAAGCCAGCTGGCCTCTCGTACGAAGAAGCGGCAGCGATTCCCGGCGGGGGCATGACCGCGCTGCTGGTGCTGGAAAAGGCAAAACTCCAGCCCGGGCAGCAAGTTCTGATTTACGGCGCTTCCGGGAGCGTGGGGACCTTCGCGGTTCAGATCGCAAAGCATCACTTCGGGGCGGAAGTCACCGCGGTGTGCAGCACGGCCAACCTGGAGATGGTCAGGGGTCTGGGGGCCGATCGAGTGGTCGACTATACCCGCGAGGACTTTACCCAGGGCGGCGCGATCTACGATGTGATATTCGACGCGGTGGACAAGCTGGCGCCCGCACACGGCAAGAAGGCGCTCGGGAAGACCGGAATATACCTGAATGTCGCCAAAGACTCCGGATCAGGCGGAGGCGTATCGGCTGAGATCCTGAACCGCCTCAAAGCACTCGTCGAGGCAGGAACGCTGAAAGTGGTCATCGACCGGTGCTATCCTCTGGAGCAGATCGTCGAGGCGCACCGCTACGTCGAAGCAGGACACAAGAAGGGAAATGTCGCTATCACGGTGGGATAG
- a CDS encoding sulfurtransferase: protein MHPLVSTQWLYEHQDDPQLVILDVRGHILPASEPLPHYFSHEAEYRESHIPGARFVDWVRDITIGGPAKMQVAPAEQYAALMSRLGVSDGTLVVAYDDFGGIFAARVWWTLNYYGHTQAAVLDGGWLAWTAEGRPATDLVPTVEPTTFVARPDPRIRRTKDQVFSALGSATRLIDVRSPAEYRAEASRARRKGRIPGAASLPAKEELTVLGKLIAPDTIRAKFEAAGVQHGGEDIVIYCNSGVSSSLGLLAYRAAGFSGGAVYDGSWKEWGNDDSLPIE, encoded by the coding sequence ATGCACCCCTTGGTATCCACGCAATGGCTGTACGAGCACCAGGACGACCCCCAGCTGGTAATTCTGGACGTGCGCGGGCATATCTTGCCGGCAAGCGAACCCCTGCCGCACTACTTTTCGCATGAAGCGGAGTATCGGGAGAGCCACATCCCCGGCGCGCGGTTCGTGGACTGGGTGCGGGACATCACCATCGGCGGTCCGGCGAAGATGCAGGTCGCCCCTGCCGAGCAGTATGCAGCGCTGATGTCACGGCTGGGGGTCAGTGACGGCACGCTGGTGGTGGCCTACGACGACTTCGGCGGGATTTTCGCGGCGCGGGTGTGGTGGACGCTGAATTACTACGGACACACGCAGGCTGCGGTGCTGGACGGCGGGTGGCTCGCCTGGACAGCGGAAGGGCGTCCGGCGACAGACCTCGTGCCAACCGTCGAGCCGACGACCTTCGTGGCGCGGCCCGATCCGCGCATCCGGCGGACAAAAGATCAGGTCTTTAGCGCGCTGGGGTCGGCCACCCGGCTGATCGACGTGCGCTCCCCGGCCGAATACCGTGCGGAAGCCTCGCGGGCCAGGCGCAAAGGGCGAATCCCTGGCGCGGCGAGCTTACCCGCCAAGGAAGAACTGACCGTGCTGGGCAAGCTGATCGCGCCGGATACGATCCGCGCGAAATTCGAGGCGGCGGGGGTGCAGCACGGCGGTGAAGACATAGTCATATACTGTAACAGCGGCGTCAGCTCAAGCCTGGGGCTGCTGGCCTACCGCGCAGCAGGGTTTAGCGGCGGGGCGGTCTACGACGGCAGTTGGAAAGAGTGGGGCAACGACGACAGCCTGCCGATCGAATAG